A genome region from Leifsonia sp. Root112D2 includes the following:
- a CDS encoding O-antigen polymerase translates to MSNTAWVAILVVVLAGLTYFAWRGNRPRFLVVACHNAVWAGALILIGTNLIAYKESSAIAWLTLGSGILFFNVGAWVAKWPVRSWWPFNRLRRTKTALEPLNSGASTALFTRFSVIVACAIYAVAFGFYLVNIASRFGLVTLLTSPATIRGYRGESYLESVPFLIRVFLYLGPLLFVAFGYKASVDRPFSIWIRLAALVLLTGSMLALLQRTNLFMAVLWLIAVLITQPSSKSETISETATGREKRGAGRFRLLGGRGRIAIAIVAFVVVAFVAFQVIGGALHKNGQQALSTGAVSAPLESSGLTSPFTYYTAGTVAFLQLVDSPNYDWPPPRAQGSMVIGNYNPQTWGASTFGPILKAIPGASALNTIQPFIDTAVLTNVYTWLEPYYRDFRTPGVILAMFLMGLLVARMYSRRFESARLFWMQSAFISTIFLATFLTKINNTLFLSELIFVFFLAFVRPGNHLSERWGRRRTDNKASRDVVASSQPSKGTDD, encoded by the coding sequence ATGTCGAATACCGCATGGGTGGCGATTCTCGTCGTCGTGTTGGCGGGCCTCACCTATTTTGCCTGGCGCGGCAATCGGCCTCGATTTCTCGTCGTCGCGTGCCACAACGCAGTGTGGGCTGGCGCACTCATCCTTATTGGTACCAACCTGATTGCATATAAGGAATCCAGCGCAATCGCATGGCTCACGCTTGGCAGCGGCATCCTCTTCTTCAATGTGGGTGCCTGGGTAGCCAAATGGCCGGTGCGTTCGTGGTGGCCGTTCAATCGCCTGAGGCGAACGAAGACGGCTCTGGAGCCCTTGAATTCGGGAGCCAGTACTGCGCTATTCACGCGGTTCAGCGTGATTGTGGCATGCGCGATATATGCCGTTGCTTTCGGGTTCTATCTAGTGAATATCGCGTCGAGATTCGGGCTTGTAACGCTTCTTACGAGCCCGGCAACCATCCGTGGATATCGAGGTGAGTCGTATCTCGAATCGGTGCCATTCCTGATCAGGGTATTTCTTTATCTCGGCCCGTTGCTGTTCGTGGCGTTCGGGTACAAGGCATCGGTTGATCGTCCATTTTCAATCTGGATTCGCTTAGCAGCGTTGGTGCTATTGACGGGCAGCATGCTCGCGCTCCTCCAGCGAACGAACCTTTTCATGGCTGTGCTCTGGCTTATCGCCGTTCTGATAACTCAACCGTCGAGTAAATCAGAGACTATTTCGGAGACGGCAACCGGCCGCGAGAAGCGAGGCGCAGGCAGGTTCAGGCTGCTGGGAGGTCGTGGGCGCATCGCGATCGCGATCGTGGCTTTCGTCGTCGTCGCCTTCGTCGCATTCCAAGTGATCGGTGGTGCACTACACAAGAACGGGCAGCAGGCTCTCTCGACGGGTGCCGTCTCCGCCCCCCTTGAGTCTTCTGGGCTGACATCGCCCTTCACGTACTACACGGCGGGCACTGTCGCGTTCTTGCAACTGGTCGATTCGCCGAATTACGATTGGCCTCCACCCCGGGCCCAAGGTTCGATGGTGATCGGAAACTACAACCCACAGACGTGGGGAGCGAGTACCTTCGGTCCGATCCTCAAGGCCATCCCTGGTGCTTCGGCATTGAACACCATCCAACCGTTCATCGACACAGCCGTACTGACGAATGTGTACACCTGGCTTGAGCCCTATTACCGAGACTTCAGGACTCCAGGAGTGATTCTGGCGATGTTTCTGATGGGACTCCTCGTCGCTCGGATGTACTCGCGACGATTCGAGTCTGCTCGTCTCTTTTGGATGCAGAGTGCCTTCATCTCGACAATTTTTTTGGCAACGTTTCTCACCAAGATTAACAACACGCTGTTCCTCAGCGAGCTGATCTTCGTATTCTTTCTGGCATTCGTGCGGCCGGGCAACCATCTTTCTGAACGCTGGGGGCGACGGCGCACCGACAACAAAGCTTCGAGGGATGTGGTCGCTTCGAGCCAACCATCGAAGGGCACAGATGACTGA
- a CDS encoding glycosyltransferase family 4 protein: MGNGKPSILLGVTADMSLRLMQGFPEYLVEHGWDVHVVSSAGAGIDALKGSTGITTHAIMMAREPSPFRDLVSLAQWTKLLRHVRPDVISVGTPKAGLLGGLAARLASVPQRIYLLRGLRLETSTGVRRKIFSAVERIAIASAHHVVAVSPSLRTRAIELGLVTAQKISVLGAGSSNGVDVDMFDRANFAEADRVALRRRLGLVDGVPVVGFVGRLTEDKGLRVLAEAREILARADVDHQLLVVGGLDDESGRVALDGDDESLRPAVITGHVSDPETYYQVMDLLCLPTYREGFPNVVLEAGASGIPTVTTTATGAIDSVVDGETGLLVDVGSAKTLAEALSTLVLDVAKRSSMGNAAQTRTRESYSRGTVWAHTEAYYSSLIARPDQHSRGVV, from the coding sequence GTGGGCAACGGTAAGCCGAGCATCCTGCTCGGCGTCACCGCAGACATGTCCCTTCGGCTCATGCAGGGCTTTCCCGAGTACCTCGTCGAGCACGGCTGGGACGTGCATGTCGTGAGTTCAGCTGGTGCGGGGATCGACGCCTTGAAAGGGAGCACGGGCATCACGACCCATGCGATCATGATGGCTCGCGAGCCCTCGCCGTTTCGTGATCTCGTTTCGCTAGCGCAATGGACAAAGCTGCTCCGGCACGTGCGACCAGATGTAATTTCGGTCGGCACACCGAAGGCCGGATTACTCGGTGGTCTTGCCGCTCGCCTCGCATCGGTTCCGCAGCGAATCTACCTTCTGCGCGGACTTCGACTGGAGACATCGACGGGAGTGCGACGCAAGATCTTCTCTGCCGTGGAGCGCATTGCCATCGCATCGGCGCACCACGTCGTGGCGGTCAGCCCGAGCCTGCGTACCCGCGCGATAGAGCTCGGCCTGGTCACGGCTCAGAAGATTTCAGTGCTTGGAGCAGGGAGTTCGAACGGGGTTGATGTCGACATGTTCGATCGCGCCAACTTTGCCGAGGCCGATCGCGTGGCACTCAGACGCAGGCTCGGCCTCGTCGACGGCGTTCCTGTCGTGGGGTTCGTGGGTCGCCTCACCGAAGACAAGGGCTTGAGAGTACTGGCCGAGGCCCGTGAGATTCTGGCGCGAGCGGATGTCGACCATCAGCTTCTCGTCGTCGGAGGGCTTGACGATGAAAGTGGTCGAGTGGCACTCGACGGCGATGACGAATCGTTGCGACCTGCCGTGATCACGGGCCACGTTTCTGACCCCGAAACTTACTATCAGGTCATGGACCTGCTGTGTTTGCCGACCTACCGCGAGGGCTTCCCGAATGTTGTGCTCGAAGCAGGAGCATCCGGCATTCCCACCGTGACGACAACCGCCACGGGAGCGATTGATTCGGTGGTCGATGGGGAGACCGGCTTGCTTGTCGATGTAGGTTCGGCCAAGACGCTTGCTGAAGCGCTCTCAACGTTGGTGCTCGACGTTGCTAAGCGGTCGAGCATGGGTAACGCAGCTCAGACTCGCACGCGCGAAAGCTATAGTCGCGGCACAGTATGGGCTCACACCGAGGCGTACTATTCGAGCCTGATCGCCCGGCCTGACCAGCACTCGCGGGGAGTTGTGTAA